A window of Hevea brasiliensis isolate MT/VB/25A 57/8 chromosome 14, ASM3005281v1, whole genome shotgun sequence contains these coding sequences:
- the LOC131173076 gene encoding putative receptor-like protein kinase At3g47110, translating into MSSQHIFIDAKKGVELAGNISPHAGNLTFLRFLSLGGNRFHGEIPRELSGEIQGGISNCSELANCSNLQQLYFDGNNFGGELPSSIGNMSNLVQLGLERNPKSGTIPEEVGNLVNLYRLDMDGNLFPGSIPISFGKRQKLERLTLNHNLLSREIPVFLGPSHPEADNLKSINAFDVSENILCGEIPKTIRDCSKLEILNMHGNFLQGNFLQGPIPSSFVSSKGLQRIDLSRNNLSGNITNEKLIFLQYLNLSFNNFEGEVPKTGVFSNASAFSLIGNRNLCGGIPELQLPECPGKEEKHRKPSIVTILATTISSILFVMIVMSLCVFYWQKSRKSPIFSPFTVDKLPQISYKELLQATSGFSSENLIGQGSFGSVYKVILQQLGECFVAVRVLNLPQHGASKSFIAECKALKIIKHRNLVKSLTYCNSIDFKGNNFKALVYTFMENGSLEMWLHPEGNGYSQRNKLIFFRRLCIAIDVASVLHHLHDHCGMQIVHCDLKPSNILLYNNMTAHVGDFGLARLIF; encoded by the exons ATGAGTTCACAGCATATTTTCATCGACGCTAAAAAAG GGGTTGAGCTTGCAGGCAACATATCTCCACATGCAGGGAATCTCACCTTCTTGAGGTTTCTCAGCCTTGGTGGCAACAGATTCCATGGAGAAATTCCTCGAGAA TTGAGTGGTGAAATTCAAGGTGGCATTAGCAATTGCTCAGAGCTTGCCAACTGCAGCAATCTGCAACAATTATATTTTGATGGAAACAATTTTGGTGGTGAATTACCTAGCTCCATTGGCAATATGTCTAACCTTGTCCAATTAGGCCTAGAACGAAATCCAAAATCAGGAACAATCCCAGAAGAGGTAGGGAATCTTGTAAATCTGTATCGATTAGATATGGATGGAAACCTTTTTCCTGGTAGTATCCCCATTTCTTTTGGAAAGCGGCAAAAGCTGGAAAGGCTAACCTTAAATCACAATCTACTTTCTAGAGAAATCCCAGTGTTCCTAG GTCCTTCACACCCAGAAGCTGACAACTTGAAAAGTATTAATGCATTTGATGTCTCAGAGAACATACTCTGTGGGGAAATTCCTAAGACAATACGCGATTGTTCAAAGCTAGAAATCCTTAACATGCATGGTAACTTCCTGCAGGGAAACTTCCTGCAGGGACCCATTCCCTCATCTTTCGTTTCTTCGAAAGGTCTCCAACGAATAGATCTGTCCAGAAACAACTTGTCAGGAAATATTACAAATGAGAAGCTAATCTTCTTGCAATATTTGAATCTTTCTTTCAATAATTTTGAGGGTGAGGTACCAAAAACAGGAGTTTTTAGCAATGCAAGCGCATTTTCGCTTATTGGAAATAGAAATCTTTGTGGAGGTATCCCAGAATTGCAGCTACCAGAATGCCCTGGCAAAGAAGAGAAACACAGAAAGCCTTCCATTGTTACAATCCTCGCCACAACCATCAGTTCAATTCTGTTTGTCATGATAGTGATGTCCTTATGTGTTTTCTATTGGCAAAAGTCAAGAAAGAGTCCAATTTTCTCACCTTTCACAGTGGATAAGCTTCCTCAAATTTCATACAAGGAACTCTTGCAAGCAACTAGCGGATTCTCTTCAGAAAACTTAATTGGACAAGGCAGTTTTGGCTCAGTATATAAAGTAATTCTTCAACAGCTAGGAGAATGTTTTGTGGCTGTAAGGGTGCTCAATCTTCCGCAACATGGAGCTTCCAAGAGCTTCATTGCTGAGTGCAAAGCATTGAAAATCATCAAGCATCGAAATCTGGTTAAAAGCTTGACATACTGCAACAGCATTGATTTCAAAGGCAACAATTTCAAAGCTTTAGTATATACATTTATGGAAAATGGCAGTTTGGAAATGTGGTTGCATCCAGAGGGAAATGGTTATAGTCAGAGAAATAAATTAATCTTTTTTCGAAGACTATGCATTGCCATTGATGTGGCTTCTGTATTGCATCATCTTCATGACCATTGTGGAATGCAAATCGTTCATTGTGACTTGAAGCCGAGCAATATTCTTCTTTACAATAACATGACTGCTCATGTTGGTGACTTTGGATTAGCAAGGCTCATTTTTTAA